TCCGGAACGCCGGAAAACACCGCCGGCTGGGCGATTCCGGCGGCCACCGACATTGCCTTTGCGCTAGGAATCCTGGCACTGCTAGGTCCGCGGGTGCCGGTGGCATTGAAAGCATTGCTGCTCGCGATTGCAGTGATCGACGATATCGGCGCGATCACCATCATCGCGCTGTTCTATACCGGAGAGATCGACACGACCTATCTGATGATGGGCGGTGTCGTGTTCCTGTTGATGCTGGCTATCGGCCGCATGCGCGTGGCATCAGCCATCCCATATGTGCTGCTCGCCATTTTGATGTGGGCGTTTATCCTGAAATCTGGCGTCCATGCGACACTGGCTGGCGTAGCGGCAGCGCTCACCGTGCCAATGGTTGCACGCAATGGTGAGCGTCCTCTAGAGCATATGGAGCATGCCCTGCATCCTTGGGCGGCATTTTTGGTAATCCCTATCTTCGGCTTTGCCAATGCCGGCGTCACTTTGCTCGCTCTTGACCCGATGGACGCGCTCGCACCACTTCCCTTAGGGATCGCACTGGGTCTGTTGATTGGCAAGCAAGTGGGTATTCTTGGCTTTGCGTGGCTAGCGGTGAAAACCAGGATCGCAAGCCTCCCGCAGGGCGTGAGCTGGCGCCAGATTCATGGTCTCTCGCTGTTCGCGGCGATTGGTTTTACCATGAGCCTGTTTATCGGGAACCTTGCCTTCGTAAGCGCTGAGCAAGTTGATGCGGTGAAACTGGGCGTGCTCTCCGGATCGACCATCGCAGCGATCACAGGATTTTTCCTATTGCGGTCAGCTCTGCCCACGGCTGAGGAGGCGCAGGCTATGACGGATCCGGAAGCGAAAGCCGTACCCGCCGAATAACTAGCATCTGCGGCTTGGAGAAAAATCCACAAGAGGGGCGCGTTGCAAGCGGTGACGTGCCCCTTTTGCTGCGCTAACACGTGCGGCGATGCTAACCCGCCTTTGGATCAGGAATATCGTTCTTATTGAAGCGCTCGATCTGGATTTCGGGCGCGGGCTCGGCGTGCTCACAGGCGAGACCGGCGCGGGTAAATCGATCCTGCTTGATGCGTTGGGCCTGGTACTGGGGGATCGCGCAGATAGCGGCCTGGTGCGCGCAGGTACAGACAAAGCCAGCGCCACGGCCAGCTTTGAATTCGCCAAATTGCCCGCAGCGATCTCAGAAACGCTCGACGATGCCGATATAGATATCGAGCCGGGCGAACCGCTGATTATTCGGAGACAATTGAAAGCCGACGGCGGCTCGAAGGCCTTTATCAATGATCAGCCTGTCGGTGTAGCGCTGTTGCGCGAGATCGCAGGGACACTGGTGGAGCTGCACGGGCAGCATGATGATCGCGGGCTGGTTAATCCTCGCGGGCATAGGGCCCTGCTTGATCGCTATGCCGGAGCCGACGTGGAAGGGCTTGCAAATGCCTGGCGCGAATGGCGCGCGGCGGAAGAGAGACTGGAGGCTGCGCGCAGCGAAGTCGAGCAGGCGAAGTTGGATCAGGATTTGCTGATCGCGCATCTGGCCGAGCTGACATCGCTCGAGCCACAAGCGGGCGAAGAAGTGCGGCTGGCGGAGGCGCGGGCGACGATGCAGAAAGGCGAAAAGCTCTCCGGTGAATTGGAAGAGCTACGGCATATCTGGGAAGGTTCGGAATCGCCATTGGCATCGTTGCGCGTGGCGGCACGCAAGCTCGACCGGATTGGCGGAGAACACCCCTTGCTGGCCGAAGCCTTGGCCGCGCTTGATCGGGCGGTCATCGAAGCGGGCGAGGCTGAAGACAAACTGGCTGCGGCAGCTGAGGCACTGGTTCACGATCCGGCGGCGCTCGACGAAGCTGAAACGCGGCTGTTTGATCTGCGTGCGCTTGCCCGCAAGCACCGCTGCGAGGTCGATGAATTGCCTGCCAAGATGCGCGAGATGCGCCGGGCGCTTGATGCCATAGAAGGAGGTGAGGCAGAGCTGGATGCGCTGGAAGATGCCGCGCATAAAGCAGGTGAGGCCTACGCGAAGAAAGCTGAGAGCGTGCACAAGGCGCGACTGGCGGCGGCGAAGAAGCTCGACAAGGCGGTGGCGGCGGAGCTCGCACCCCTGAAGCTCGACGCCGCTCGCTTCCTAACGGCGGTGGGCAAATTGCCGGAAGAGAAATGGGGTGCGGGCGGGATCGACAGCGTCGAATTCCTGATCGCGACCAATCCGGGGGCGGACTTCGCGCCGTTGAACAAGATCGCGTCCGGTGGTGAGCTATCTCGCTTCATCCTGGCTTTGAAAGTTGCGCTGGCAGAGCAGGGCGGGGCCGCGACGGTAATCTTCGACGAGATCGATCGCGGAGTTGGCGGTGCGGTGGCCAGTGCGATTGGGGAGCGGCTGGCGCGGTTGGCGGACGGTGGGCAACTGCTTGCGGTAACGCACAGCCCGCAAGTCGCGGCGCGTGGGGGCACGCATTACCTGATCGCGAAGTCTTCCAGCGGCACAGTCACCAAGACGAGCGTTGCGTTGCTTGATGAGGCTGGTCGACAGGAAGAAATCGCGCGGATGCTCAGCGGGGCGGAAGTTACGCCCGAAGCGCGCGCGCAGGCGGATCGCTTGCTTGAGGGGGTTTAGCCTTCCTTCTGCCCTAGGTATATCAGCACCATCATCGCCATTCCGCCGTAGACCCACGAACCATCAAACGGTCCTTGCCCTAGCGGCATCTGCCACAGTTGATATCCAGCTATGGCTACACCCTGAAACAGGCCCCACCAGACAACAACGGCGCTGCCCATAGCGATTTTTGCCCATTTTTTGCCGGCTTCGAACTCGACGGGTGTTGCGCCGCGCAGGCTCCACAGTTTCCAAGCGCCGAACAACCCGCCCAGGCCCGCCACGAATTCCAACGAGAAGACCAGTATCATGCCGACGATGATCAGGGCCGTCGGTGGCACCGGCAGCAACGTAACCGGATATGCTTCCTGATCGACGTGGCTGGTTGTGTAGACAAAGAATTCGAACGCTTGCGGATAGTTCGCGATGTTGTGCAGCACATACAGTAGCGCCATCAGTCCTACGCAAGCAGTCACAGCGGCTTTCAAATAGCGGTCGACCATCGGTTTCTCTCCCCCAAAAGAGATGTGCGACCCGATGTTGCGGGGCTTTCCCCCGCGAATATGGTGAGGCATAGCTTGCGGTATGGGAATCGATCAATCTCCGCCTGTGGACATCAGCGAGGCAGACGCTGCGAATGAGCTGATGCGACTGGCGAAAGCCATCGCGAAGCATGACCGGCTCTATCATGCTGAGGATGATCCGGAGATCAGCGATCAGGAATATGACGCGCTGGTTCGGCGCAATGCCGAGCTGGAGGCGCAATTCCCGCATCTGGTGCGCGACGATTCTCCGTCCAAGAAAGTCGGCCATGCGGTTGGGTCCTCTCCGCTGAGCAAGGTGACGCATGAGGTTCGGATGATGAGCCTCGACAATGGATTCTCCGCCGAAGAAATCCATGAATGGGTTGCGCGGGTGCGGCGCTTCTTGTCTCTGCCTGAAGATGAGCCGGTCGCGATCACGGCTGAAGACAAGATTGACGGGCTGTCGTGTTCGCTGCGTTACGAATCGGGCAAGCTCGTGAGGGCGGCAACGCGCGGAGACGGGCAGGTTGGGGAAGATGTGACCGCGAATGTCGCGCATATCGCCGATATTCCTCAAGACATCGATGGCGACCATGTGCCCGATGTTTTCGAAGTGCGCGGCGAAGTTTACATGTCGAAACAGGACTTTGCTGCGCTCAATGCTGCGCAAGAGCAGGCTGGCGGGAAACTGTTCGCGAACCCCCGCAATGCCGCCGCTGGCTCGCTGCGGCAAAAGGATGCGAGCGTAACAGCGAAGCGGCCCTTGCGCTTCTGGGCCTATGGCTGGGGCGCAGCGAGCGAGGTGCCCGCCAGCACACAGCACGATATGATGCGCCAGATCGAGGCGTGGGGCTTTCCCGTCTCTCCCTTTCTCAAGGTGACGAATACTATCGAGGAAATGTTGGCGCATTATGCAGAACTAGGTCGGCAGAGGCCGGACTTGCCCTACGAGATCGACGGTGTCGTCTACAAGGTTGACCGGCTCGATTGGCAGCAGCGGCTGGGCTTTGTCGCAAAGGCACCGCGTTGGGCGCTTGCGCACAAATTCCCTGCTGAACAGGCTGAGACGACGCTGGAGGCGATTGATATTCAGGTAGGACGTACAGGCAAACTGACCCCGGTCGGGCGGCTTGCGCCGGTGATGGTTGGCGGGGTGACTGTCACCAATGTGACGCTGCACAATCGCGACGAGATCGAACGGCTTGGCGTGCGGCCGGGGGACCGTGTGGTCGTGCAGCGGGCAGGCGATGTGATCCCGCAGGTTGTGCGAAATCTGACGCCTGAGGTTGAGCGAGAGCCTTATCTTTTCCCCGATACATGCCCCGAATGCGGCAGTGAGGCGGTAGCCGAAGAGGGCGAAGTCGATGTGCGGTGCACTGGTGGGCTCATTTGTCCGGCCCAGCGGACCGAGCGGCTGAAGCATTTTGTTAGCCGCAAAGCGCTCGACATCGATGGGTTGGGTGAAAAGACAATCGACCAATTCTTTGGGCTTGGCTGGCTTGAGAGTCCAGCTGATATATTCAGCCTAAGCGACAGAAAAGAAGCGATTTTGGCGCTGGAAGGGTGGCAGGACAAGTCTGTGGACAATCTGTTGGCATCTGTGGAAAGCAAGCGCGAGCCCGATGCTGCCAGATTGCTGTTCGGGCTGGGTATCCGTCATGTCGGCGAAGTCACTGCGCGCGATCTGCTGAAGAATTTTGAGACTTTGCCCGCGCTGCGCGAGGCAGCAGAGCAGGCGCGCTCCGGCGATGAGGACGCGCTCGCTGAAATCACTTCGATTGATGGTGTCGGCGGCGCGGTGGTCGAAGCACTGGGCGATTTCTTCCACGAGCCGCACAATGTCGAGGTGTGGGAAGATCTGCTGAGCCTGGTCAGACCGCCGCCCTATGTCGTCGAAACGCTCGACAGCCCGGTCGCGGGTAAGACTGTGGTGTTCACCGGCAAGCTGGAAACCATGAGCCGCGATGAAGCCAAGGCTCAGGCCGAACGTCTCGGTGCGAAAGCCGCGGGCAGCGTTAGCGCAAAGACTGATATACTGGTCGCAGGACCGGGCGCGGGCAGCAAACTCAAGAAGGCGCAGGAACTTGGCATCAAGGTTATCGATGAGGCTGGTTGGGCAGACATTGTGAAGGAAGCGGGATGAACAAGGGAATGGCATACGGCGTGGGGATCGCGCTTGGCGCGGCGCTGGGCGTGGCATTAGACAATATTGCGCTTGGCTTGGGTGTGGGCATCGCGATTGCTGCGGCAATGCACCTCGCCAACCAGAAAAAGGGTGACGACGAAAATTGAGCCTTCTCACCGAACTGCACCCGCAAGCGGCGCGAATTGCGGCACAACTGCGGGCGCGAGGGGAAAAGATTGCAATCGCTGATGGTGCAACCGGCGGCCTGATCGCGGCCAGCCTTCTCACAATACCGGGCGCGCTCGATTTCTTCGTCGGGGGCGGGGTGGTCTATTCGCTGCGGGCGCGTGAGATACTATTTGACCAGCCCCGTGACGCATACAAAGGCATGCGTGGCGCCAGCGAGGATTATGCGCTGTTACAGGCGCGCTCAATCCGAGATAATTTTCAGGCCGAATGGGGTATAGCGGAGAGCGGATCAGTTGGCGGCTCATCTCACCCCACTGGCGCGCCTGCCGGACAAAGCGTTGCAGCCATCGCGGGACCTGACGGCTTCCTGTTCTCCAAACTGACGCAAACGGGCAGCGATGATCGAATTGCCAATATGGAGGCATTCACGCGGGCGGCACTAAGTGCGCTTGAGGAGGCCCTTGGCAGCAAGTCCTAGCCAAGTCGCTCTAGTCATTGGGCATAAGATAGAT
The Altererythrobacter ishigakiensis genome window above contains:
- the nhaA gene encoding Na+/H+ antiporter NhaA; protein product: MVSQIAPMLREFMQKESAGGITLIFAAFAALIVANSPLLGAYRAWLDIPIVAGFGGFVIDKPLLLWVNDGLMAVFFFLIGLEVKREVLDGQLSSWDKASLPLVAAIGGMAIPAIVYLAINSGTPENTAGWAIPAATDIAFALGILALLGPRVPVALKALLLAIAVIDDIGAITIIALFYTGEIDTTYLMMGGVVFLLMLAIGRMRVASAIPYVLLAILMWAFILKSGVHATLAGVAAALTVPMVARNGERPLEHMEHALHPWAAFLVIPIFGFANAGVTLLALDPMDALAPLPLGIALGLLIGKQVGILGFAWLAVKTRIASLPQGVSWRQIHGLSLFAAIGFTMSLFIGNLAFVSAEQVDAVKLGVLSGSTIAAITGFFLLRSALPTAEEAQAMTDPEAKAVPAE
- the recN gene encoding DNA repair protein RecN, yielding MLTRLWIRNIVLIEALDLDFGRGLGVLTGETGAGKSILLDALGLVLGDRADSGLVRAGTDKASATASFEFAKLPAAISETLDDADIDIEPGEPLIIRRQLKADGGSKAFINDQPVGVALLREIAGTLVELHGQHDDRGLVNPRGHRALLDRYAGADVEGLANAWREWRAAEERLEAARSEVEQAKLDQDLLIAHLAELTSLEPQAGEEVRLAEARATMQKGEKLSGELEELRHIWEGSESPLASLRVAARKLDRIGGEHPLLAEALAALDRAVIEAGEAEDKLAAAAEALVHDPAALDEAETRLFDLRALARKHRCEVDELPAKMREMRRALDAIEGGEAELDALEDAAHKAGEAYAKKAESVHKARLAAAKKLDKAVAAELAPLKLDAARFLTAVGKLPEEKWGAGGIDSVEFLIATNPGADFAPLNKIASGGELSRFILALKVALAEQGGAATVIFDEIDRGVGGAVASAIGERLARLADGGQLLAVTHSPQVAARGGTHYLIAKSSSGTVTKTSVALLDEAGRQEEIARMLSGAEVTPEARAQADRLLEGV
- a CDS encoding DUF2165 family protein; the encoded protein is MVDRYLKAAVTACVGLMALLYVLHNIANYPQAFEFFVYTTSHVDQEAYPVTLLPVPPTALIIVGMILVFSLEFVAGLGGLFGAWKLWSLRGATPVEFEAGKKWAKIAMGSAVVVWWGLFQGVAIAGYQLWQMPLGQGPFDGSWVYGGMAMMVLIYLGQKEG
- the ligA gene encoding NAD-dependent DNA ligase LigA; the encoded protein is MGIDQSPPVDISEADAANELMRLAKAIAKHDRLYHAEDDPEISDQEYDALVRRNAELEAQFPHLVRDDSPSKKVGHAVGSSPLSKVTHEVRMMSLDNGFSAEEIHEWVARVRRFLSLPEDEPVAITAEDKIDGLSCSLRYESGKLVRAATRGDGQVGEDVTANVAHIADIPQDIDGDHVPDVFEVRGEVYMSKQDFAALNAAQEQAGGKLFANPRNAAAGSLRQKDASVTAKRPLRFWAYGWGAASEVPASTQHDMMRQIEAWGFPVSPFLKVTNTIEEMLAHYAELGRQRPDLPYEIDGVVYKVDRLDWQQRLGFVAKAPRWALAHKFPAEQAETTLEAIDIQVGRTGKLTPVGRLAPVMVGGVTVTNVTLHNRDEIERLGVRPGDRVVVQRAGDVIPQVVRNLTPEVEREPYLFPDTCPECGSEAVAEEGEVDVRCTGGLICPAQRTERLKHFVSRKALDIDGLGEKTIDQFFGLGWLESPADIFSLSDRKEAILALEGWQDKSVDNLLASVESKREPDAARLLFGLGIRHVGEVTARDLLKNFETLPALREAAEQARSGDEDALAEITSIDGVGGAVVEALGDFFHEPHNVEVWEDLLSLVRPPPYVVETLDSPVAGKTVVFTGKLETMSRDEAKAQAERLGAKAAGSVSAKTDILVAGPGAGSKLKKAQELGIKVIDEAGWADIVKEAG
- a CDS encoding CinA family protein, whose protein sequence is MSLLTELHPQAARIAAQLRARGEKIAIADGATGGLIAASLLTIPGALDFFVGGGVVYSLRAREILFDQPRDAYKGMRGASEDYALLQARSIRDNFQAEWGIAESGSVGGSSHPTGAPAGQSVAAIAGPDGFLFSKLTQTGSDDRIANMEAFTRAALSALEEALGSKS